The following proteins come from a genomic window of Nicotiana tomentosiformis chromosome 12, ASM39032v3, whole genome shotgun sequence:
- the LOC104093749 gene encoding beta-amylase 3, chloroplastic-like isoform X2 produces MSLTLHSSTSFINKKETKNSRTHDDISNMTCFAQIKPSFHLKAKNSKEVQFFAPNMEGRNINNEEEGEKLHVLTTSTHSNNSSTTKVPVFVMLPLDTINIGGKLNKPRAMNASLMALKSAGVEGVMVDCWWGLVEKDGPLKYNWEGYYELVKMVQEHGLKLQVVMSFHQCGGNVGDSCSIPLPPWVLEEISKNPDLVYTDRSGRRNPEYISLGCDLLPVLRGRTPIQVYTEFMRSFRERFKDYLGDVIVYMKASLAASAEAMGKNDWGWGGPHDSGQYNQFPEDTGFFKRDGTWNNEYGQFFLEWYSGKLLEHGDRILGSAEGIFRGTGAKLSGKVAGIHWHYNTRSHAAELTAGYYNTRHRDGYLPIARMFAKHGVVFNFTCMEMRDGEQPQSANCSPEGLVRQVKKATQIAGIELAGENALERYDGGGYAQVLATSRSESGNGLSAFTYLRLNKRLFEPENWRNLVEFVKSMSEGGKTRLPECDTSRTDLYVGFLKQSHAKKTAEAVVV; encoded by the exons ATGTCTTTAACACTTCATTCTTCAACTTCTTTTATcaataaaaaagaaacaaaaaattcTAGAACACATGATGATATCTCAAACATGACTTGCTTTGCTCAAATCAAGCCATCATTCCATCTCAAAGCAAAGAATTCCAAAGAAGTTCAATTCTTTGCTCCTAATATGGAAGGAAGAAATATAAACAATGAAGAAGAAGGAGAGAAACTTCATGTACTAACAACTAGTACTCATAGCAATAACAGTAGTACTACAAAGGTACCTGTTTTTGTGATGTTACCACTTGATACTATAAATATTGGAGGGAAGTTGAACAAGCCGAGAGCAATGAATGCAAGTTTAATGGCATTAAAAAGTGCTGGAGTTGAAGGTGTAATGGTAGATTGTTGGTGGGGTTTAGTTGAAAAAGATGGACCTTTGAAGTATAATTGGGAAGGATATTATGAACTTGTAAAAATGGTTCAAGAACATGGTTTGAAGCTTCAAGTTGTCATGTCTTTTCATCAATGTGGTGGCAATGTTGGAGACTCTTGCAG TATTCCTCTACCTCCATGGGTACTTGAAGAAATCAGCAAAAATCCTGATCTTGTTTACACAGACAGATCAGGCAGGAGAAATCCAGAATATATTTCCTTAGGTTGTGATCTATTACCTGTACTCAGGGGAAGAACACCAATTCAGGTGTACACTGAATTTATGAGAAGCTTTAGAGAAAGATTCAAGGATTATTTGGGAGATGTTATAGTG TACATGAAAGCTTCACTAGCAGCATCTGCAGAAGCAATGGGAAAGAACGATTGGGGCTGGGGCGGGCCCCACGATTCGGGACAGTACAACCAATTTCCAGAGGACACTGGATTTTTCAAAAGGGATGGAACATGGAACAATGAATATGGACAGTTTTTCCTAGAATGGTATTCAGGGAAATTATTGGAACATGGCGACAGAATCCTAGGATCAGCAGAAGGTATATTTAGAGGAACTGGAGCTAAATTATCAGGAAAAGTAGCTGGAATTCATTGGCATTACAACACAAGATCACATGCAGCAGAATTAACAGCAGGATACTATAATACAAGGCATAGAGATGGTTATCTACCTATAGCACGTATGTTCGCGAAACATGGTGTCGTGTTTAACTTTACCTGTATGGAAATGAGAGATGGCGAGCAGCCACAAAGCGCGAATTGCTCGCCAGAAGGTTTGGTTCGACAAGTGAAAAAGGCGACTCAAATTGCTGGAATTGAACTAGCCGGAGAAAACGCGCTAGAGAGGTATGATGGAGGAGGATATGCACAAGTTTTGGCAACAAGTAGATCAGAATCTGGAAATGGATTGAGTGCATTTACCTACTTGAGATTGAACAAACGGTTATTCGAGCCAGAGAATTGGCGAAATCTTGTTGAGTTTGTTAAGAGCATGTCTGAAGGAGGTAAAACAAGACTTCCAGAATGTGACACAAGCAGGACAGACCTATATGTTGGATTTCTCAAACAAAGTCATGCAAAGAAAACTGCAGAGGCTGTAGTTGTGTAA
- the LOC104093749 gene encoding beta-amylase 3, chloroplastic-like isoform X1 encodes MSLTLHSSTSFINKKETKNSRTHDDISNMTCFAQIKPSFHLKAKNSKEVQFFAPNMEGRNINNEEEGEKLHVLTTSTHSNNSSTTKVPVFVMLPLDTINIGGKLNKPRAMNASLMALKSAGVEGVMVDCWWGLVEKDGPLKYNWEGYYELVKMVQEHGLKLQVVMSFHQCGGNVGDSCSIPLPPWVLEEISKNPDLVYTDRSGRRNPEYISLGCDLLPVLRGRTPIQVYTEFMRSFRERFKDYLGDVIVEIQVGMGPCGELRYPSYPESNGTWRFPGIGEFQCYDKYMKASLAASAEAMGKNDWGWGGPHDSGQYNQFPEDTGFFKRDGTWNNEYGQFFLEWYSGKLLEHGDRILGSAEGIFRGTGAKLSGKVAGIHWHYNTRSHAAELTAGYYNTRHRDGYLPIARMFAKHGVVFNFTCMEMRDGEQPQSANCSPEGLVRQVKKATQIAGIELAGENALERYDGGGYAQVLATSRSESGNGLSAFTYLRLNKRLFEPENWRNLVEFVKSMSEGGKTRLPECDTSRTDLYVGFLKQSHAKKTAEAVVV; translated from the exons ATGTCTTTAACACTTCATTCTTCAACTTCTTTTATcaataaaaaagaaacaaaaaattcTAGAACACATGATGATATCTCAAACATGACTTGCTTTGCTCAAATCAAGCCATCATTCCATCTCAAAGCAAAGAATTCCAAAGAAGTTCAATTCTTTGCTCCTAATATGGAAGGAAGAAATATAAACAATGAAGAAGAAGGAGAGAAACTTCATGTACTAACAACTAGTACTCATAGCAATAACAGTAGTACTACAAAGGTACCTGTTTTTGTGATGTTACCACTTGATACTATAAATATTGGAGGGAAGTTGAACAAGCCGAGAGCAATGAATGCAAGTTTAATGGCATTAAAAAGTGCTGGAGTTGAAGGTGTAATGGTAGATTGTTGGTGGGGTTTAGTTGAAAAAGATGGACCTTTGAAGTATAATTGGGAAGGATATTATGAACTTGTAAAAATGGTTCAAGAACATGGTTTGAAGCTTCAAGTTGTCATGTCTTTTCATCAATGTGGTGGCAATGTTGGAGACTCTTGCAG TATTCCTCTACCTCCATGGGTACTTGAAGAAATCAGCAAAAATCCTGATCTTGTTTACACAGACAGATCAGGCAGGAGAAATCCAGAATATATTTCCTTAGGTTGTGATCTATTACCTGTACTCAGGGGAAGAACACCAATTCAGGTGTACACTGAATTTATGAGAAGCTTTAGAGAAAGATTCAAGGATTATTTGGGAGATGTTATAGTG GAAATACAAGTGGGAATGGGTCCTTGTGGGGAACTGAGATATCCATCTTATCCGGAAAGCAATGGTACTTGGAGATTTCCTGGAATCGGAGAATTTCAGTGTTATGACAAG TACATGAAAGCTTCACTAGCAGCATCTGCAGAAGCAATGGGAAAGAACGATTGGGGCTGGGGCGGGCCCCACGATTCGGGACAGTACAACCAATTTCCAGAGGACACTGGATTTTTCAAAAGGGATGGAACATGGAACAATGAATATGGACAGTTTTTCCTAGAATGGTATTCAGGGAAATTATTGGAACATGGCGACAGAATCCTAGGATCAGCAGAAGGTATATTTAGAGGAACTGGAGCTAAATTATCAGGAAAAGTAGCTGGAATTCATTGGCATTACAACACAAGATCACATGCAGCAGAATTAACAGCAGGATACTATAATACAAGGCATAGAGATGGTTATCTACCTATAGCACGTATGTTCGCGAAACATGGTGTCGTGTTTAACTTTACCTGTATGGAAATGAGAGATGGCGAGCAGCCACAAAGCGCGAATTGCTCGCCAGAAGGTTTGGTTCGACAAGTGAAAAAGGCGACTCAAATTGCTGGAATTGAACTAGCCGGAGAAAACGCGCTAGAGAGGTATGATGGAGGAGGATATGCACAAGTTTTGGCAACAAGTAGATCAGAATCTGGAAATGGATTGAGTGCATTTACCTACTTGAGATTGAACAAACGGTTATTCGAGCCAGAGAATTGGCGAAATCTTGTTGAGTTTGTTAAGAGCATGTCTGAAGGAGGTAAAACAAGACTTCCAGAATGTGACACAAGCAGGACAGACCTATATGTTGGATTTCTCAAACAAAGTCATGCAAAGAAAACTGCAGAGGCTGTAGTTGTGTAA
- the LOC117276169 gene encoding uncharacterized protein, producing MNKLMWWCAWSTYEEEFKDQLKTLGDIHEDAARELLHYLPQNWCRAYFDTTCKNQMVDNNFTESFNKWILKARTKPIIKMLEDIRLKVMNLLKNRKEECRNWREEISPYAIELYHYYRVIALECKVVFNGDYGYEVVEGKYKHIVNLELKKCTWRAWNLTGILCPHAIKALMHDK from the exons ATGAACAAGTTAATGTGGTGGTGTGCTTGGAGTACTTATGAAGAAGAATTCAAAGATCAATTGAAGACTCTGGGTGATATTCATGAAGATGCTGCTAGGGAACTATTACACTACCTTCCTCAAAACTGGTGTAGGGCTTACTTTGACACTACATGCAAGAATCAGATGGTTGACAATAACTTTACCGAATCATTCAACAAATGGATTCTTAAAGCAAGAACTAAACCTATAATCAAGATGTTGGAAGACATTAGATTAAAG GTAATGAATTTGTTGAAGAACCGTAAAGAGGAATGCAGGAATTGGAGGGAAGAAATTAGCCCATATGCTATAGAGCTTTACCATTATTACAGAGTGATTGCATTAGAGTGTAAAGTTGTCTTTAATGGAGATTATGGATATGAAGTGGTTGAGGGTAAATATAAGCATATAGTTAACCTGGAATTGAAGAAGTGTACTTGGAGGGCATGGAATTTGACAGGAATACTATGTCCTCATGCTATCAAAGCCTTAATGCACGACAAATAA